A DNA window from Ornithinimicrobium humiphilum contains the following coding sequences:
- the tyrA gene encoding bifunctional chorismate mutase/prephenate dehydrogenase, translated as MPGPSPDRAGGAEAPLAELRAQIDEVDAQIVDLLARRLQLVGEVGEVKGRHGLPIYAPERESTMIEAKRELAARRGVPPDLVEDVLRRCMREAYAHEKNMGFTRQAPDLGPVVVVGGGGRMGSLFARMLTLSGYDVRVVERDDTPEQVAGAVTDAGMVVVSVPIADTVRVIRELPPLPADCLLVDLTSTKRAAVEAMLESHPGPVLGLHPMFGPDIDSLAKQVVAVVPGRDPEASRWLVEQISLWGARVHEIGAQEHDEMMGLIQALRHFSTFVYGWHLAHEDHDLSELLALSSPIYRLELVMVGRLFAQDPELYYDIITASPDVVALIQRYLTRYAQAFELLLRGDREEFVARFREIGEWFGPHAQSFLAESRSLLAHADSTR; from the coding sequence CCCCGCTGGCCGAGCTGCGCGCGCAGATCGACGAGGTCGACGCCCAGATCGTCGACCTGCTCGCCCGTCGCCTCCAGCTCGTCGGCGAGGTGGGCGAGGTCAAGGGCCGCCACGGGCTGCCGATCTACGCACCTGAGCGCGAGAGCACGATGATCGAGGCCAAGCGCGAGCTCGCCGCGCGGCGCGGGGTGCCGCCGGACCTCGTCGAGGACGTGCTGCGCCGCTGCATGCGCGAGGCCTACGCCCACGAGAAGAACATGGGCTTCACCCGCCAGGCGCCCGACCTCGGCCCGGTCGTCGTGGTCGGTGGCGGCGGCAGGATGGGCTCGCTCTTCGCCCGCATGCTCACCCTCTCGGGGTATGACGTGCGCGTCGTCGAGCGCGACGACACCCCCGAGCAGGTGGCCGGGGCCGTGACCGACGCCGGCATGGTCGTCGTCTCGGTGCCGATCGCCGACACCGTGCGCGTCATCCGCGAGCTGCCGCCGCTGCCGGCGGACTGCCTGCTCGTCGACCTGACCTCGACCAAGCGGGCCGCCGTCGAGGCGATGCTCGAGTCGCACCCGGGGCCGGTGCTGGGGCTGCACCCGATGTTCGGCCCCGACATCGACAGCCTCGCCAAGCAGGTCGTCGCGGTCGTGCCCGGTCGGGACCCCGAGGCCTCCCGCTGGCTGGTCGAGCAGATCAGCCTCTGGGGCGCCCGGGTGCACGAGATCGGTGCGCAGGAGCACGACGAGATGATGGGGCTCATCCAGGCGCTGCGGCACTTCTCGACGTTCGTCTACGGCTGGCACCTGGCCCACGAGGACCACGACCTGTCGGAGCTGCTCGCGCTGTCCTCGCCGATCTACCGGCTGGAGCTGGTCATGGTCGGGCGGCTCTTCGCCCAGGACCCCGAGCTCTACTACGACATCATCACCGCCTCCCCGGACGTCGTGGCGCTCATCCAGCGCTACCTCACCCGCTACGCCCAGGCCTTCGAGCTGCTGCTGCGCGGCGACCGGGAGGAGTTCGTCGCGCGCTTCCGCGAGATCGGCGAGTGGTTCGGCCCGCACGCGCAGTCCTTCCTCGCCGAGTCGCGCAGCCTGCTCGCGCACGCCGACAGCACCCGGTGA